A stretch of the Massilia varians genome encodes the following:
- a CDS encoding serine hydrolase domain-containing protein: MTRFPTSPRRRTTLLTALCVSLLGAGCVQLPEQGSGTRAGARLDSARLAEIDRAILDHIAARKLPGAVFHLEREGAVYEQAYGRHTYEEGATPVALDTVFDAASLSKVLSTAPSVLLLAEEGKLDLEAPLVRYFPECANGAKETITVRQLLTHSSGLPAGLPAKPAWAGKEASLALACIQAPTHTPGSFFRYSDINYILLGHLVERVAGMPLERFAQQRIFAPLGMRDTGYLPLARTPAARIAPTQRGPDTPDASLHEDVAPGQLLAGVVHDPTVRRMGGVGGSAGVFSTARDVARFGRMLINGGELDGVRVLSPESVRLLTTVQSPPGLALRGMGMDIDSPYAQRPRGTVFPVGSYGHTGFTGCILWVDPQSRTFYVFLSNRVYPDDKSNVLTLYTELGTLSAQAAGLAVSAQ, from the coding sequence ATGACCAGATTCCCGACTTCGCCACGCCGCCGCACCACCCTCCTCACCGCGCTCTGCGTCTCCCTGCTGGGCGCCGGCTGCGTACAGCTGCCGGAGCAGGGCAGCGGCACGCGCGCCGGCGCGCGGCTGGACAGCGCGCGGCTGGCGGAGATCGACCGCGCCATCCTGGACCACATCGCCGCGCGCAAGCTGCCCGGCGCCGTGTTCCACCTCGAGCGCGAGGGCGCGGTCTACGAGCAGGCCTACGGCCGCCATACCTATGAGGAGGGGGCAACCCCGGTGGCCCTGGATACCGTGTTCGATGCCGCCTCGCTGAGCAAGGTGCTGTCGACGGCGCCCTCGGTGCTGCTGCTGGCCGAGGAGGGCAAGCTCGACCTCGAAGCGCCGCTGGTGCGCTATTTTCCGGAGTGCGCCAACGGCGCCAAGGAAACGATCACGGTGCGCCAGCTGCTGACCCATTCGTCCGGGCTGCCGGCGGGCTTGCCCGCCAAGCCGGCATGGGCCGGCAAGGAGGCTTCCCTGGCCCTTGCCTGCATCCAGGCGCCGACCCACACGCCAGGAAGTTTTTTCCGCTACTCGGACATCAATTACATCCTGCTTGGCCACCTGGTCGAGCGTGTCGCAGGCATGCCGCTGGAACGCTTCGCGCAGCAGCGCATTTTCGCGCCGCTCGGCATGCGCGATACCGGCTACCTGCCGCTGGCGCGCACGCCAGCCGCGCGCATCGCGCCGACCCAGCGCGGTCCGGACACGCCGGATGCGTCCCTGCATGAGGATGTGGCGCCGGGCCAGCTGCTGGCCGGCGTCGTGCACGACCCGACCGTGCGGCGCATGGGCGGCGTGGGCGGTTCCGCCGGCGTGTTCTCCACCGCGCGCGACGTGGCGCGTTTCGGCCGTATGTTGATCAATGGGGGCGAACTCGATGGCGTGCGTGTGTTAAGCCCGGAGAGCGTGCGCCTGCTCACCACCGTGCAGTCGCCGCCCGGCCTGGCGCTGCGCGGCATGGGCATGGACATCGACTCGCCCTATGCGCAGCGGCCGCGCGGCACCGTGTTCCCGGTCGGATCGTACGGACATACCGGTTTCACCGGCTGCATCCTGTGGGTCGATCCGCAGTCGCGCACCTTCTATGTGTTCCTGTCGAACCGCGTTTACCCGGACGACAAGAGCAATGTGCTGACGCTGTACACCGAGCTCGGCACGCTGTCGGCCCAGGCCGCGGGTCTCGCGGTGTCGGCCCAGTAA
- a CDS encoding methyl-accepting chemotaxis protein, with amino-acid sequence MKLETMKIRGLLALGFGAVLALMLVLVAVALSTTHIANEMTHQLTRDGLRKSNLLQEWKAVIEVNAARTIAVARADDPATEQFFLDAVNKSSERANQLQKEVQEAMAKDPEGQRLFERIVASREAYRKARAEAFRQKKEGQLESAARFFETEMMPKVSDYVGSLEAMVAYQKRAVASQGEAIDAYVATSRTLQLALSAAAVATGLAFAVLITRAIARPLQGALDVARQVARGDLSGHIEADARNETGQLMAALKEMRDSLRGIVGEVRRGTDTIASASQQISGGNLELSARTEQQASSLEETAASMEELTSTVRQNADHAQQANALARAASTSAARGGETVGEVVRTMADISSASHKIGEIVGVIDGIAFQTNILALNAAVEAARAGEQGRGFAVVAAEVRALAQRSATAAREIKILIGDSAGKVDEGSRLVAQAGATMEEIVAGIAGVSTIMAEIAAASGEQSLGIEQVNQAVTQMDQVTQENAALVEEAAAASDALREQAHALSQLVSTFRLDEREAASALPAQAQQRMTRARPALAA; translated from the coding sequence ATGAAACTCGAAACGATGAAAATCCGCGGCCTGCTGGCCCTCGGTTTCGGGGCCGTGCTGGCCCTGATGCTGGTGCTGGTCGCGGTGGCGCTGTCCACCACGCATATCGCCAACGAGATGACCCACCAGCTGACCCGCGACGGACTGCGCAAGTCGAACCTGCTGCAGGAATGGAAGGCGGTCATCGAAGTCAATGCGGCGCGCACCATCGCCGTGGCCAGGGCGGACGACCCGGCGACCGAACAGTTTTTCCTCGATGCCGTCAACAAGTCGTCCGAGCGCGCCAACCAGCTGCAGAAGGAGGTGCAGGAAGCGATGGCCAAGGACCCGGAAGGGCAGCGTCTGTTCGAGCGCATCGTCGCCAGCCGCGAAGCCTATCGCAAGGCGCGCGCCGAAGCCTTCAGGCAGAAGAAGGAAGGCCAGCTGGAATCGGCCGCGCGCTTCTTCGAGACCGAGATGATGCCGAAGGTGAGCGACTACGTGGGCAGCCTGGAAGCCATGGTGGCCTACCAGAAGCGCGCGGTGGCCAGCCAGGGCGAAGCCATCGACGCCTACGTCGCCACCAGCCGCACGCTGCAGCTCGCGCTGAGCGCCGCCGCGGTCGCCACTGGCCTCGCCTTCGCCGTCCTGATCACGCGCGCCATTGCGCGCCCGCTGCAGGGGGCGCTGGACGTGGCCAGGCAGGTCGCGCGCGGCGACCTGTCCGGGCACATCGAGGCCGACGCACGCAACGAGACCGGCCAGCTGATGGCGGCGCTGAAGGAGATGCGCGACAGCCTGCGCGGCATCGTCGGCGAAGTCCGGCGCGGCACCGACACCATCGCCAGCGCATCGCAGCAGATCTCGGGCGGCAACCTGGAGCTGTCGGCGCGCACCGAGCAGCAAGCCAGCTCGCTGGAAGAAACCGCCGCCTCGATGGAAGAACTCACCTCGACCGTGCGCCAGAACGCCGACCATGCCCAGCAGGCGAACGCGCTGGCGCGCGCGGCATCGACCAGCGCGGCGCGCGGCGGCGAGACCGTGGGCGAAGTGGTGCGCACCATGGCCGACATCAGCAGCGCCTCGCACAAGATCGGCGAGATCGTCGGCGTCATCGACGGCATCGCTTTCCAGACCAATATCCTGGCGCTGAACGCGGCGGTGGAAGCGGCGCGCGCGGGCGAGCAGGGCCGCGGCTTCGCGGTGGTGGCTGCCGAAGTGCGCGCGCTGGCGCAACGCTCGGCCACCGCGGCCAGGGAGATCAAAATCTTGATCGGCGATTCCGCCGGCAAGGTCGACGAAGGCAGCCGCCTGGTGGCCCAGGCCGGCGCCACCATGGAAGAGATCGTGGCCGGCATCGCCGGCGTGTCGACGATCATGGCCGAGATCGCGGCGGCCAGCGGCGAGCAGTCGCTCGGCATCGAGCAGGTCAACCAGGCCGTGACGCAGATGGACCAGGTGACGCAGGAGAATGCGGCCCTGGTCGAGGAAGCGGCCGCGGCGTCGGACGCGCTGCGCGAACAGGCGCACGCCCTGTCGCAGCTGGTGTCCACCTTCCGCCTCGACGAGCGCGAAGCCGCATCGGCGCTACCCGCGCAGGCCCAGCAGCGCATGACGCGCGCGCGCCCTGCCCTGGCCGCCTGA
- a CDS encoding FAD-dependent oxidoreductase — MSASTNGASMSVWMDSAELPTCPPLSGDLDTEVCVIGGGIAGLTTAYLLAREGRSVVVIDALGIGAGETGRTTAHLFPPDEWYTFIEDKFGAANARLVADSYARAIDLVESIAAQEHIDCEFERLDGYLYALPGNGFKDLEKEYQSARRAGVAAEFLPGVPGLPFDSGPAVRYANQAQFHPLKYLAGLARAIERLGGHLYGATHAHRVRGDQEQQTVITDHGEIRARHVVLATHTPFNDRVVMHTKQAGYRTYVVGMRVPRGALPRILLWDTGKPYYYVRLETPDAGADHDILVVGGADHKTGQDDHPEHRYGEIERWTREHFPMAGAVAYRWSGEVMEPSDGLAYLGRNPMDDDNVYLITGDSGNGMTHCTIGAMLVTDLIGGRDNPWAALYDPSRKPVHGLADFTHEQANTMARYGEWLTGGDVDSVQEIAAGEGAVVRDGLRKIAVYRDAQGGLHAVSAKCTHLGCAVHWNSAERSWDCPCHASRFDIEGKVLHGPAPEPLEKVELADQTPPPRTPRAGTRGRSAR; from the coding sequence ATGTCTGCTTCCACCAATGGCGCTTCGATGTCGGTCTGGATGGACAGTGCCGAGCTGCCGACCTGCCCTCCCCTGTCCGGCGACCTCGATACCGAGGTCTGCGTGATCGGCGGCGGCATCGCCGGCCTCACCACCGCCTACCTGCTTGCCAGGGAGGGCCGCAGCGTCGTGGTGATCGACGCCCTCGGCATCGGCGCCGGCGAGACCGGGCGCACCACCGCCCACCTGTTCCCGCCGGACGAGTGGTACACCTTCATCGAAGACAAGTTCGGCGCCGCCAATGCGCGTCTGGTGGCGGACAGCTATGCGCGCGCCATCGACCTGGTCGAATCGATCGCGGCGCAGGAACATATCGACTGCGAATTCGAGCGCCTCGACGGCTACCTGTACGCCCTGCCCGGCAACGGCTTCAAGGACCTCGAGAAGGAATACCAGAGTGCCCGGCGCGCCGGCGTGGCGGCGGAATTCCTGCCCGGCGTGCCCGGCCTGCCTTTCGACAGCGGCCCGGCCGTGCGCTACGCCAACCAGGCCCAGTTCCACCCGCTCAAATACCTGGCCGGACTGGCGCGGGCCATCGAACGCCTCGGCGGTCACCTGTACGGCGCCACCCACGCGCATCGCGTGCGCGGCGACCAGGAGCAGCAGACCGTCATCACCGACCACGGCGAGATCCGCGCCCGCCACGTGGTGCTGGCGACGCACACGCCCTTCAACGACCGCGTGGTGATGCACACCAAGCAGGCCGGCTACCGCACCTACGTGGTCGGCATGCGGGTGCCGCGCGGCGCGCTGCCGCGCATCCTGCTGTGGGATACCGGCAAGCCTTACTACTACGTGCGCCTGGAGACCCCGGACGCCGGCGCGGACCACGACATCCTGGTGGTGGGCGGCGCCGACCACAAGACCGGCCAGGACGACCATCCCGAGCACCGCTACGGCGAGATCGAGCGCTGGACCCGCGAGCACTTCCCGATGGCGGGGGCGGTGGCCTACCGCTGGTCGGGCGAGGTGATGGAGCCGTCCGACGGCCTGGCCTACCTCGGCCGCAACCCGATGGACGACGACAACGTCTACCTGATCACGGGCGACTCCGGCAACGGCATGACCCACTGCACCATCGGCGCCATGCTCGTCACCGACCTGATCGGCGGCCGCGACAACCCATGGGCGGCCCTGTACGACCCTTCGCGCAAGCCGGTGCACGGCCTGGCCGACTTCACCCACGAGCAGGCCAATACCATGGCGCGCTACGGCGAATGGCTCACCGGCGGCGACGTCGACTCGGTCCAGGAAATCGCCGCCGGCGAAGGCGCGGTGGTGCGCGACGGCCTGCGCAAGATCGCGGTCTACCGCGACGCCCAGGGCGGCCTGCACGCGGTCTCGGCCAAGTGCACCCACCTCGGCTGCGCCGTGCACTGGAATTCGGCCGAGCGTTCCTGGGACTGCCCCTGCCACGCCTCGCGCTTCGACATCGAGGGCAAGGTGCTGCACGGACCGGCCCCCGAACCGCTGGAAAAGGTCGAACTGGCCGACCAGACGCCGCCGCCGCGCACGCCGCGTGCCGGCACGCGCGGGCGCAGCGCGCGTTGA
- a CDS encoding outer membrane protein assembly factor BamB family protein, giving the protein MSLRLPCLVSCLALSLLSACGGGGGSSAPPAPPQPSVSLTLSSAPLSRDLAAGDEVGVTVEGGWNGQHLDGPVYLSVRDGAGRFTQPQAQAASGNSFSFALSTLPDLATGSHAGSIEVRACKDPACAVTWPGTATLAYTLRVSAVGDWEMHQRDAAHTGYVPVTLNPARFARAWEWKRAAGSEPIGGINPVVAAGGKVFVTTDVYFGEGLVLALNEKDGSEAWRRSLGQVPAFGPPAVSGGRVYAAVTGHEQTALWSFDAAGGEVRAKSGFSGQWPHVMAPTVFRDQVLTGAGYFGGETYAFSATTGARNWVHQAGGAWDMWAPAADETYVYHHNGLALYLIERATGATAAKIDDPMGNSSGYAYHGAPLLGSKRNAISFAGGAFSGRASSNVEQYEQRVLSSFDLEARRYGWSSASAYLTVPALAEGVLYAGRNQPAVLDAMDEASGKVLWNWFPPESGETLHRNIIVTRNLLFVSTDRAVYAIDLATKKTVWRHPEPGMLALSAGRTLYIATGATESDGRLVAIRLK; this is encoded by the coding sequence ATGTCCTTGCGCCTGCCTTGCCTGGTTTCCTGTCTTGCATTGTCGCTGCTGTCCGCCTGCGGCGGCGGCGGCGGTTCCTCGGCCCCGCCCGCGCCCCCGCAGCCATCGGTGTCGCTGACGCTGTCCAGCGCCCCGCTCAGCCGCGATCTCGCCGCCGGTGACGAGGTCGGCGTTACCGTCGAAGGCGGCTGGAACGGCCAGCATCTCGACGGCCCGGTCTACCTGAGCGTGCGCGACGGTGCGGGCCGCTTCACCCAGCCACAGGCCCAGGCTGCCAGCGGCAACAGCTTCAGCTTCGCCCTGAGCACACTGCCGGACCTGGCTACCGGCAGCCATGCTGGCAGCATCGAGGTGCGCGCCTGCAAGGACCCGGCCTGCGCCGTCACCTGGCCGGGCACGGCCACGCTGGCCTATACGCTCAGAGTGTCCGCGGTCGGCGACTGGGAAATGCACCAGCGCGACGCGGCCCACACCGGCTATGTGCCGGTCACGCTCAACCCGGCCCGCTTCGCCAGGGCCTGGGAATGGAAACGCGCCGCCGGCAGCGAACCGATCGGCGGCATCAATCCGGTCGTCGCGGCCGGCGGGAAGGTGTTCGTCACCACCGACGTGTACTTCGGCGAAGGCCTGGTGCTGGCGCTGAACGAGAAAGACGGCAGCGAAGCCTGGCGCCGCTCGCTCGGCCAGGTGCCCGCCTTCGGCCCGCCCGCGGTCAGCGGCGGACGCGTGTACGCCGCCGTCACCGGCCACGAACAGACCGCGCTCTGGTCCTTCGATGCGGCCGGGGGCGAGGTCCGCGCCAAATCGGGCTTCTCGGGCCAGTGGCCGCACGTGATGGCCCCGACCGTGTTCCGCGACCAGGTGCTGACCGGCGCCGGCTACTTCGGCGGCGAGACGTATGCGTTCTCGGCCACGACGGGTGCGCGCAACTGGGTGCACCAGGCGGGCGGCGCATGGGACATGTGGGCGCCGGCGGCCGACGAGACCTACGTCTACCACCACAACGGCCTCGCGCTCTACCTGATCGAGCGCGCTACCGGCGCCACGGCCGCGAAGATCGACGACCCGATGGGCAATAGCAGCGGCTATGCCTACCATGGCGCGCCGCTGCTGGGCAGCAAGCGCAACGCCATCTCCTTCGCGGGCGGCGCCTTCAGCGGACGGGCATCGTCCAACGTGGAACAGTACGAGCAGCGCGTGCTGTCGAGCTTCGACCTGGAAGCGCGGCGCTACGGCTGGAGCAGCGCCAGCGCCTACCTCACGGTGCCGGCGCTGGCCGAGGGCGTGCTGTACGCCGGCCGCAACCAGCCTGCGGTGCTCGACGCCATGGACGAGGCCAGCGGCAAGGTGCTGTGGAACTGGTTCCCGCCGGAGTCCGGCGAAACCCTGCACCGCAACATCATCGTGACGCGCAACCTGCTGTTCGTCAGCACCGACCGCGCCGTCTATGCGATCGACCTGGCGACGAAGAAGACCGTCTGGCGCCATCCCGAGCCGGGCATGCTGGCGCTGTCGGCCGGGCGCACGCTGTACATCGCTACCGGCGCAACTGAAAGCGACGGCAGGCTGGTGGCGATCCGCCTGAAGTAA
- a CDS encoding DUF2058 domain-containing protein — translation MVSLQEQLLKAGLVDKKKVQKVNQDKSKQKKIERRTGTESVNEAREAALEMQRKNAERARELNAQRDAEAAQKAVKAQIAQLVEQNRQPRAKNGKGDIAYNFTHGTKIERIYVSEQVRQHLVAGRLVIVFLKGNYELVPKVIGEKIAERDPGSVIQVKQAAAQTEEDDPYADFKIPDDFTW, via the coding sequence ATGGTGTCGCTGCAGGAGCAGTTGCTGAAAGCCGGCCTGGTGGACAAGAAAAAGGTCCAGAAGGTCAACCAGGACAAGAGCAAGCAGAAAAAGATCGAGCGCCGTACCGGTACCGAATCGGTCAACGAAGCGCGCGAGGCGGCGCTGGAGATGCAGCGCAAGAATGCCGAGCGGGCGCGCGAACTGAATGCCCAGCGCGACGCCGAAGCCGCGCAGAAGGCGGTGAAGGCGCAGATCGCCCAGCTGGTGGAGCAGAACCGCCAGCCGCGCGCGAAGAACGGCAAGGGCGACATCGCCTACAACTTCACGCACGGCACCAAGATCGAACGCATCTACGTTTCCGAACAGGTGCGCCAGCACCTGGTGGCGGGGCGGCTGGTGATCGTGTTCTTGAAAGGTAACTATGAACTGGTGCCCAAGGTGATCGGCGAGAAGATCGCCGAGCGCGACCCGGGCAGCGTCATCCAGGTCAAGCAGGCCGCCGCCCAGACCGAAGAGGATGATCCCTACGCGGATTTCAAGATCCCGGACGATTTCACTTGGTAA
- a CDS encoding MerR family transcriptional regulator, translating to MNDRMHQERGEGREVTYRSGVAARLAGLPVETLRVWERRYALSDTQRSAHGQRLYTAEQVRRLGLLKQLVDLGHPIGVLTGLPVERLEEMVAPNAARAAEVSGPMRTLVVGESLVRRIAASGRDGRALQVQRHCARLDQVAALADGAALDVLLIEASELDEASVAQVAAARDLTRPQATVVLYRFCGSATIRALRAQGCLVARVPAEIGELVLLCRSALAGQGLPASEPQGEPVAPRRFDDQALAAITAAGNRLSCECPRHLSDILMMVGSFERYSAQCAARNQEDARLHRELELASGRARMVLEAAMERLALAEGLPMPGKPA from the coding sequence ATGAACGACAGAATGCATCAAGAGCGGGGCGAGGGCCGCGAAGTCACCTATCGCAGCGGGGTCGCGGCGCGTCTGGCGGGCTTGCCCGTAGAGACGCTGCGCGTCTGGGAACGGCGCTATGCGCTGTCGGACACCCAGCGCTCGGCGCACGGCCAGCGCCTCTACACGGCCGAGCAGGTGCGGCGCCTCGGGCTGCTCAAGCAACTGGTCGACCTCGGACACCCGATCGGCGTCCTGACCGGGCTGCCGGTCGAGCGGCTGGAAGAGATGGTCGCCCCGAATGCGGCGCGTGCGGCCGAAGTCAGCGGTCCGATGCGCACGCTGGTGGTCGGCGAAAGCCTGGTGCGCCGCATCGCCGCCAGCGGCCGCGACGGACGCGCGCTGCAGGTGCAGCGTCACTGCGCCCGGCTCGACCAGGTGGCCGCGCTGGCGGACGGCGCGGCCCTGGACGTGCTGCTGATCGAAGCCTCGGAACTCGACGAAGCCTCGGTGGCGCAGGTGGCGGCGGCGCGCGACCTCACCCGCCCGCAAGCGACCGTGGTGCTGTACCGCTTCTGCGGCAGCGCCACCATCCGCGCGCTGCGCGCCCAGGGCTGCCTGGTGGCGCGCGTGCCGGCCGAGATCGGCGAGCTGGTGCTGCTGTGCCGTTCCGCGCTGGCGGGGCAGGGCCTGCCGGCCTCCGAGCCGCAAGGGGAGCCGGTCGCGCCGCGCCGCTTCGACGACCAGGCGCTGGCGGCCATCACGGCGGCCGGCAACCGCCTGTCCTGCGAATGCCCGCGCCACCTGTCGGACATCCTCATGATGGTCGGCAGCTTCGAGCGCTACAGCGCCCAATGCGCCGCGCGCAACCAGGAAGACGCACGCCTGCACCGCGAACTCGAGCTGGCCTCGGGCCGCGCCCGCATGGTGCTGGAAGCGGCCATGGAAAGGCTGGCGCTGGCGGAAGGGCTGCCCATGCCGGGCAAGCCGGCCTGA
- a CDS encoding DUF2945 domain-containing protein, protein MADTFKAGDKVQWQSSQGTVYGTVKKKLTSPTEIKGHHVAASREHPEYLVVSDKTGAEAAHKADALKKA, encoded by the coding sequence ATGGCAGACACGTTCAAAGCCGGCGACAAAGTGCAATGGCAATCGTCGCAGGGCACGGTGTACGGCACCGTCAAGAAGAAACTGACATCCCCCACCGAGATCAAGGGCCACCACGTGGCCGCCTCGCGCGAACATCCCGAATACCTGGTCGTCAGCGACAAGACCGGCGCCGAGGCGGCGCACAAGGCGGACGCGCTCAAGAAGGCTTGA
- a CDS encoding DUF1059 domain-containing protein: MTRKFIDCREFPSDMHCSVAISADSEDELLQAAVQHAVSVHRHDDTPELRQQLRQLFKDGTPPEQLPMSGRAERGRGVKPS, translated from the coding sequence ATGACACGCAAATTCATCGATTGCCGGGAATTCCCGAGCGACATGCATTGCTCGGTCGCCATCTCGGCCGACAGCGAGGACGAGCTGCTGCAGGCCGCGGTACAGCACGCGGTGTCGGTGCACCGCCACGACGATACGCCCGAGCTGCGCCAGCAACTGCGCCAGTTGTTCAAGGACGGCACGCCGCCCGAACAGCTTCCCATGAGCGGCCGGGCTGAACGGGGACGCGGCGTCAAGCCTTCTTGA